Proteins encoded together in one Penicillium digitatum chromosome 1, complete sequence window:
- a CDS encoding putative mitochondrial protein, translating to MSRLSTSLKALINAPSARPSTIPAPANITSVYQKIQQTAQSKQISQPSWVALSTAATITMNSPESLAALYELASTNPDKQVETAELIREVGLKCISFNGIPRTINCLNAFKASLPDSVGSQLSRTPTRAPTPENITAISERGQALWDSIYRPFEKKLFNKLADSHPDLPVHILHGNYGALLSDPERRTGASAGRILTSIVAISCLRAQSGVAPQVISHVFGLRKALEDGSWVKDVEGEKAARWLASDEGSTWILDSVDTIVDAISQGAGSNFAPARAKL from the exons ATGTCTAGACTTTCAACTAGCCTCAAGGCCTTGATCAATGCCCCTTCCGCCCGGCCATCTACCATTCCAGCGCCAGCAAATATAACTTCGGTTTACCAAAAGATCCAACAAACCGCGCAATCCAAACAGATCTCGCAGCCATCATGGGTCGCCCTATCA ACCGCAGCAACAATAACCATGAATTCCCCCGAGTCCCTCGCCGCCCTCTACGAACTAGCCAGCACCAACCCCGACAAGCAAGTTGAGACCGCCGAGCTGATACGGGAGGTCGGTCTGAAATGTATCAGCTTCAATGGCATTCCACGCACCATTAATTGCCTCAACGCCTTCAAAGCCAGCCTCCCAGATTCAGTCGGCAGCCAGCTCTCCCGCACTCCGACCCGTGCGCCAACCCCGGAGAACATCACCGCGATCAGTGAGCGCGGCCAGGCACTCTGGGATTCTATCTATCGGCCATTTGAGAAGAAATTATTCAATAAACTGGCTGACTCACACCCCGACCTGCCGGTGCATATCCTGCACGGCAACTACGGTGCTCTGTTGTCAGATCCAGAGCGACGCACCGGTGCGTCTGCTGGGCGCATTCTTACGTCGATAGTTGCTATCTCGTGCTTGCGCGCTCAGTCTGGCGTTGCTCCTCAGGTCATCTCGCATGTGTTTGGGTTGCGGAAGGCACTTGAAGATGGCTCGTGGGTGAAGGATGTCGAGGGGGAGAAGGCTGCGCGGTGGTTGGCTAGCGACGAGGGGAGTACGTGGATTCTGGACAGCGTTGATACCATCGTTGATGCTATTAGCCAGGGCGCTGGGTCGAACTTTGCTCCTGCACGTGCGAAGCTGTAa
- a CDS encoding Cytochrome b5 reductase, putative, which translates to MSVPETKELRSEWKSDVELPEYTLKDVAAHNTKGDTWVIIHGQVFELTKYLQDHPGGADALMEVAGIDATAAYEDVGHSEDAREIMQPFLVGTLKNAQQYVRPKAVRVVSQKAPKDAGSSSTIKTIACALGGLLPVLYIFSQSSHITNLGAINQLIPRPPKNLRLPQGGFVNGFLAASAISTAVGVLVARQAGRFTKIDSGFMCLPSHLESKKAIRVDPHLTHGFLEPQQYKRLSLVEKTELATNVYRFVFALPAATDVVGLPIGQHIAIRAVVDGATVTRSYTPISNNLDRGRIELVIKCYPDGLLSGKYLAGLTVGDEVEFRGPKGSMRYTKGLCRKIGMVAGGTGITPMYQLIRAICENDTDTTEVSLIYANRSESDILLREELERFARQYPQNLKLWYLLDSAPEGWTYGSGFVDQAVLAEQLPAPSPDTKVMLCGPPGMVHVTKKNLVALGFSKPGVVGKMTDQIFCF; encoded by the exons ATGTCCGTTCCAGAAACAAAAGAGCTGCGTTCTGAGTGGAAGTCAGATGTCGAGCTTCCGGAGTATACATTGAAAGATGTGGCAGCACATAACACCAAGGGTGATACCTGGGTGATCATCCATGGACAAG TCTTTGAACTCACAAAATATCTGCAAGATCACCCAGGTGGTGCAGACGCTCTCATGGAGGTAGCCGGGATTGATGCGACAGCAGCCTACGAAGATGTTGGCCATTCTGAAgacgcccgcgagatcatGCAGCCCTTCCTAGTGGGCACTTTGAAGAATGCTCAGCAGTACGTCCGGCCGAAGGCAGTGCGTGTGGTCTCCCAAAAAGCACCTAAAGACGCCGGTTCCTCATCGACCATCAAGACTATCGCTTGTGCTCTGGGTGGACTGCTCCCAGTCTTGTACATCTTCAGCCAAAGCAGCCATATCACAAACCTGGGAGCCATCAACCAACTGATCCCTCGCCCACCGAAGAACCTACGGTTACCTCAGGGAGGTTTCGTCAACGGCTTTTTGGCTGCTTCTGCTATTTCCACGGCGGTGGGAGTCCTAGTGGCACGACAGGCCGGCAGATTCACCAAGATCGACTCGGGGTTCATGTGCCTGCCATCTCATCTCGAGTCCAAGAAGGCGATTCGTGTCGATCCGCATCTGACACACGGTTTCCTCGAGCCGCAACAATATAAACGCCTGTCTCTCGTTGAAAAGACCGAATTAGCAACGAATGTCTACCGGTTCGTCTTTGCCCTGCCAGCCGCCACAGATGTGGTGGGTCTGCCCATTGGCCAACACATCGCCATCAGAGCCGTTGTCGATGGAGCAACCGTCACTCGCTCATACACCCCTATCTCCAACAACCTCGACCGAGGTCGCATCGAACTCGTGATCAAGTGCTATCCCGACGGTCTACTGAGCGGCAAATACCTCGCCGGCTTGACCGTGGGCGATGAAGTCGAATTCCGCGGGCCCAAGGGCTCTATGCGTTACACCAAGGGTCTTTGTCGCAAGATCGGGATGGTGGCTGGCGGCACAGGCATCACACCCATGTACCAGCTTATCAGGGCCATTTGCGAAAACGACACCGATACGACAGAGGTTAGTCTGATCTACGCGAACCGCAGCGAGTCGGACATCCTCTTGCGCGAGGAGCTGGAACGGTTCGCGCGTCAATACCCTCAAaacctcaagctgtggtatCTGCTAGACTCTGCGCCCGAGGGCTGGACCTATGGATCGGGATTTGTGGACCAGGCGGTTCTGGCGGAGCAGCTTCCTGCACCATCGCCGGACACAAAGGTCATGCTATGCGGGCCGCCCGGAATGGTCCATGTCACTAAGAAGAATTTGGTTGCGTTGGGCTTTTCTAAACCAGGGGTGGTCGGGAAGATGACTGATCAAATCTTTTGTTTCTAG